Part of the Candidatus Thermoplasmatota archaeon genome is shown below.
AGACGTTTTGGCGGTCTGGTGAGACAGAAACGAGAAGATCGACGAGAAATAGCATTATTTTCTACCGCATTCTTTCACAATATTTTTATCACAAGAATACGCCCGGATTAATTCTGTCCCAATGTCTTTTTAATGCATACGTTTAAAAATACAGCCATCCATTACAGCTGCTAACATCAAGGTGAAATAGTTCTATGACTAATGAAGGAATGTCGCCCCAGTTACAGGATCAAATCACTCGGTT
Proteins encoded:
- a CDS encoding ISNCY family transposase; this encodes RRFGGLVRQKREDRREIALFSTAFFHNIFITRIRPD